One genomic segment of Micromonospora sp. WMMC415 includes these proteins:
- a CDS encoding IclR family transcriptional regulator → MSGVGVLDKAVVILAACVDGASLAELVERTKLPRATAHRLAQALEIHRMLVRDTQGRWRPGPRLGELANAAPDVLLTAAEPLLAALRDATGESAQLYLRRADERICVAAAERASGLRDTVPVGSVLPMTAGSAAQILLAWEPPEAVMPLLPRSKFTGRTLAEVRRRGWAQSVAEREAGVASVSAPIRDRTGRVIAAISISGPIERLGRRPGERHAMAVVRAGQRLSGL, encoded by the coding sequence ATGAGCGGTGTCGGCGTTCTCGACAAGGCGGTGGTCATCCTGGCCGCCTGCGTCGACGGCGCCAGCCTGGCCGAACTCGTTGAACGCACGAAGCTGCCCCGGGCAACGGCGCACCGGTTGGCACAGGCACTGGAGATCCACCGGATGCTGGTACGCGACACCCAGGGGCGCTGGCGCCCCGGGCCACGCCTGGGCGAACTGGCCAACGCGGCGCCCGACGTACTCCTGACCGCGGCGGAGCCGCTGCTCGCCGCCCTGCGCGACGCCACCGGCGAGAGCGCCCAGCTCTACCTGCGCCGCGCCGACGAGCGCATCTGCGTGGCCGCCGCCGAGCGGGCCAGTGGCCTGCGCGACACCGTGCCGGTCGGCTCGGTGCTGCCGATGACCGCCGGCTCGGCGGCGCAGATCCTGCTCGCGTGGGAGCCGCCGGAGGCGGTCATGCCGCTGCTGCCCCGCTCGAAGTTCACCGGCCGCACCCTCGCGGAGGTCCGCCGCCGCGGCTGGGCGCAGAGCGTCGCCGAACGGGAGGCCGGTGTGGCGAGCGTCTCGGCGCCGATCCGCGACCGCACCGGCCGCGTGATCGCCGCCATCAGCATCAGCGGCCCGATCGAACGCCTCGGGCGCCGCCCCGGCGAACGTCACGCCATGGCCGTGGTCCGAGCCGGCCAACGCCTCTCCGGCCTCTGA